Proteins from one Muntiacus reevesi chromosome X, mMunRee1.1, whole genome shotgun sequence genomic window:
- the LOC136154516 gene encoding uncharacterized protein CXorf49 homolog encodes MRRRQGWRAENLASFAAISSMLDGELQTPPATPALTATTAATVTLLINRRCPRSGSHPDRDMSSPDDEVSVLGAGFGSEHGEQTSGLEAGSIAPRGPGPGPEPGAPQSSEGEGGNGFPDPEGFESEREVLEVGGWVLWGREGRPCSPADDQGDALQLADESVAAILQQLTDLSILNTRRYLSQESYVVGEVSAFWDFKACPPSRGGAPQRCGETAQAGAVPLQVGGPKEGRAWGNAKRGTKSRLNVAVDHQWPPSESPARLLSDPESSDVFGERELMRVSIYPKDGGHAKLNRPEDPGNTPRRSNVQGRENLLNVPGTCLSSAPRGLISVEGRQGDAERDDASPPKKMQSAPWVTGSSLPSYPGVAVASATAAASTGSRLRPTLRRKGVQEKKSLGGISKPALGRTFPSWGQGISATPLEPATFPPISGIPLLGRSKKYALVPWGAEESKHTVAGKKPVARRARESVAVMVVSGEDNDPSRDSFTKGQVLAVAAALGDWNPEPQSLVTIVVKSLPLRNRRGRPREKVWAACRAEQGTSNASRGWYCLTLH; translated from the exons ATGAGGAGGCGGCAGGGCTGGCGCGCTGAAAACCTCGCGTCATTTGCGGCCATCTCCAGCATGCTTGACGGCGAGCTCCAGACGCCGCCCGCCACACCTGCCCTGACCGCCACCACGGCTGCCACCGTGACCCTGTTGATAAATCGTCGCTGCCCCAGGTCTGGCAGCCACCCAGATCGCGAcatgagctccccagatgatgaggTGTCTGTTTTGGGAGCGGGTTTCGGCTCAGAGCACGGAGAGCAGACCAGCGGCCTTGAGGCCGGCTCCATAGCCCCGCGGGGACCCGGCCCCGGCCCTGAGCCAGGGGCACCGCAAAGCAGCGAGGGTGAGGGCGGGAATGGCTTCCCAGACCCTGAGGGCTTCGAGTCAGAGCGGGAGGTGCTGGAAGTGGGAGGGTGGGTGCTGTGGGGCCGCGAAGGCCGACCTTGCTCCCCAGCCGATGACCAGGGGGacgccctgcagctggctgacgagtcagtgGCGGCCATCCTGCAGCAGCTGACCGACCTGAGCATTCTGAACACCCGCAGATACCTGTCCCAGGAGAGCTACGTGGTTGGCGAAGTGTCTGCCTTCTGGGACTTCAAGGCGTGTCCCCCCAGTCGAGGCGGTGCCCCCCAGAGGTGTGGGGAAACTGCACAGGCTGGTGCCGTCCCTCTCCAGGTTGGCGGGCCCAAGGagggccgggcctgggggaatGCTAAGAGAGGCACTAAgagtaggttgaacgtggctgTGGATCACCAGTGGCCTCCCTCAGAAAGCCCAGCCAGGCTGCTGTCCGACCCCGAGTCCTCTGATGTGTTCGGTGAGAGAGAGCtgatgagggtgagcatttatcccaaagaCGGAGGCCACGCGAAGCTAAACAGACCCGAAGATCCAGGGAACACACCCCGACGCTCGAATGTCCAAGGCAGGGAGAATCTCcttaatgtgccaggcacttgcctGTCCTCGGCTCCGCGAGGATTAATTTCGGTTGAGGGCAGGCAGGGCGATGCAGAGCGGGATGACGCCTCTCCCCCTAAGAAAATGCAGAGTGCGCCCTGGGTGACGGGGAGCAGCCTGCCCAGCTACCCGGGAGTAGCAGTAGCATCAGCTACTGCAGCTGCCTCTACCGGCAGCAGGCTGCGACCCACTCTTaggaggaagggggtccaggagaagaaATCCCTTGGGGGCATCTCCAAACCTGCCTTGGGGagaaccttcccttcctgggggcagggaatCTCGGCCACTCCCCTGGAGCCGGCCACCTTCCCCCCAATCTCCGGCATCCCGCTGCTCGGGAGGTCCAAGAAGTATGCCTTGGTCCCTTGGGGAGCAGAAGAGTCCAAGCACACCGTCGCTGGGAAGAAACCCGTGGCTAGGCGGGCCCGGGAGTCGGTGGCAGTAATGGTGGTGTCCGGAGAAGACAACGACCCAAGTAGAGATTCATTCACAAAGGGCCAA gtgctggctgtggctgctgctctgggagaCTGGAACCCAGAACCACAGTCTTTGGTGACCATTGTGGTGAAATCGCTGCCCCTGAGGAATAGGAGGGGCAGGCCCAGAGAGAAGGTTTGGGCTGCCTGCCGGGCAGAGCAGGGGACGTCCAATGCTAGCAGAGGGTGGTACTGCCTCACCTTACATTAG
- the LOC136154515 gene encoding uncharacterized protein CXorf49 homolog, whose amino-acid sequence MSSPDDEVSVSGAGFGSECGEQTSGLEAGSAGPQGPSLSPEAGAPRSCEGEGGDGSPDPEGFESEREVLEAAGPGLWGWEGRPGSPADDQGDALQLADESVAAILQQLANLNLLGTRGYLSQESYVVGEVSALWNLEVRPRSRGSATQRCGEAAQAEAGPLHVGGNPKRGTRSRLNVAVDRQWPPSESQAELLSNPKSSDEFSEIERMRVSIYPKDGGQAMLNSPEDPGNTPRRLHVQGRENLLNEPGTCQSSAPQGLISVVEREGRQGDAEQEDTSPPKKMQSVLWGKGGSLPSYPGVAVVSVTAAAATGSRPRPTPRRKGVQEKKSLGGISKPAMERTFPSWGQGISATPLELATFPPISGIPLLGRSKKYALVPLGAEESKHTGAGKKPVARRARESLAAVAVSGADNDPNRDPFPKGQVTRNQLTMAQDRKGSSSHAEGRAVLGLHAVEPSIFLQEELLLPPGPASCG is encoded by the exons atgagctccccagatgatgaggTGTCTGTTTCGGGAGCGGGTTTCGGCTCAGAGTGTGGGGAGCAGACCAGCGGCCTTGAGGCCGGCTCCGCAGGCCCGCAGGGACCCAGCCTTAGCCCCGAGGCTGGGGCACCGCGAAGCTGCGAGGGTGAGGGCGGGGATGGCTCCCCAGACCCTGAGGGCTTCGAGTCAGAGCGGGAGGTGCTGGAAGCGGCAGGGCCAGGGCTGTGGGGCTGGGAAGGCCGGCCTGGGTCCCCGGCCGACGATCAGGGGGacgccctgcagctggctgacgagtcagtgGCGGCCATCCTGCAGCAGCTGGCCAACCTGAATTTGCTGGGCACCCGCGGTTACCTGTCCCAGGAGAGCTATGTGGTCGGCGAAGTGTCTGCCTTGTGGAATCTCGAGGTGCGTCCCCGCAGTCGAGGCAGTGCCACCCAGAGGTGTGGGGAAGCGGCACAGGCTGAGGCCGGCCCTCTCCACGTCGGTGGGAACCCTAAGAGAGGCACTAGAagtaggttgaacgtggctgTGGATCGCCAGTGGCCCCCCTCAGAAAGCCAAGCTGAGCTGCTGTCCAACCCCAAGTCCTCTGATGAGTTCAGTGAGATAGAGCGgatgagggtgagcatttatcccaaagaCGGAGGCCAGGCCATGCTCAACAGCCCTGAGGATCCTGGGAACACACCCAGACGCTTGCATGTCCAAGGCAGGGAGAATCTCCTTAACGAGCCAGGCACTTGCCAGTCCTCGGCTCCACAAGGATTAATTTCAGTTGTGGAaagggagggcaggcagggcgatgcagagcaggaggacacctctccccctaagaaaatgcagagcgtgctctgggggaaggggggcagccTGCCCAGCTACCCGGGAGTGGCAGTAGTATCAGTTACTGCAGCTGCCGCTACAGGCAGCAGGCCGCGGCCCACTCCTaggaggaagggggtccaggagaagaaATCCCTTGGGGGCATCTCCAAACCTGCCATGGAGagaaccttcccttcctgggggcagggaatCTCGGCCACTCCCCTGGAACTGGCCACCTTTCCCCCAATCTCTGGCATCCCACTACTCGGGAGGTCCAAGAAGTATGCCTTGGTCCCTTTGGGAGCTGAAGAGTCCAAGCACACCGGCGCTGGGAAGAAACCCGTGGCTCGGCGGGCCCGGGAGTCGTTGGCAGCAGTGGCGGTGTCAGGAGCAGACAATGACCCAAATAGAGACCCATTCCCAAAAGGCCAA gtgaccAGGAACCAACTGACCATGGCCCAAGACCgaaaaggcagcagcagccacgCAGAAGGCAGGGCTGTCCTCGG CCTCCATGCG GTTGAGCCCAGTATCTTCCTGCAAGAGGAGCTGCTGTTACCTCCCGGGCCGGCGAGCTGCGGCTAA